The segment GGGGAAACATATTTTCCTAAGCTGAAATTATCCGTTTCGCCGCAAAAAGGAATGGCCGTGTATTTCGAATACTTCTATGATGACCAGGAATTGAATGAGTTGACCTTACATGGTGGATCGCCGGTTGTCATCGGGGATAAATGGGCGGCAACGCAGTGGATGAGAAGGAAGAAATACTAGATTTTGAAACGCTGATCTCTTGGGGAGGTTAGCGTTATTTGCATTTATGGCTGAATGTGGAGCTGCCAGGGGAGTTTCAGATCTCGAAATGGGCTTGGTAGGGGATTTATTTTCCGTTAAGCCACTTTTATTTTCCGTTAGGGAAAAATACGAGCCGTACCGCCTGATTTATTTTCCGTTAATAAAAAATACGAGCCGTTCGACAGATCCTCTAAAGTTACGACAAATCCCAAAGTGAAACTTATCCCCCAACCAGTACGTCATACATAAATAGAAAAGGACTGATACCCAATGGATTACATAACACATCTAAGAACAATGGTAGGCAATGAAAAAGTAATTATGGTGGTTGCCGGTGCCTTTGTTTTTGACACAGAAGGAAGCTTGCTCTTACAGCAACGTACAGATAATGCACAGTGGGGACTGCCAGGAGGTTTCATGGAACTTGGGGAGGACATAAGTGATGCCGCGAGAAGGGAAGTCTACGAAGAAACTGGACTTCATTTAAAACACCTTGAGCTCTTTGGAATCTATTCAGGTCCAGAGTATGATAAGACATTCCCAAACGGAGATCAGGTCTCATTAGTGCAAGTACTTTTTACTTGTAAACAATATAATGGAAAACTCGTAAACAGTAATGATGAGTCGCTACGCAATGAGTTTTTTCCTATTCATCGCTTACCAGAAAATATTTTTACCGAGCACAGGGTATTCATTGATGATCTTCTATCGAAAGAGAGTCTGCCTATTGTTAAATAAGAAAGTGGGGGTTTAGTGATGAAAAGGAAAGCGTCATTATTAGGAATTGTTATGGTTTTCATTTTACTGCTGGCTGCGTGTTCTATAGAGGAAAGGAAAATGGCTAATGTGAAAGAGGATATAAAAGAAGCTGTAGTATATGACGCAGAAGAAGTCATGTACCAAATTGTGATTAATGAGATGGAGAGCTTTTCAGAAGTGAGAGTGGATTCTGAAAAGACGCTAAGAAGCCAAGAGGATATAAAAACTATTCAAGA is part of the Sutcliffiella sp. FSL R7-0096 genome and harbors:
- a CDS encoding NUDIX hydrolase, which translates into the protein MDYITHLRTMVGNEKVIMVVAGAFVFDTEGSLLLQQRTDNAQWGLPGGFMELGEDISDAARREVYEETGLHLKHLELFGIYSGPEYDKTFPNGDQVSLVQVLFTCKQYNGKLVNSNDESLRNEFFPIHRLPENIFTEHRVFIDDLLSKESLPIVK